Proteins encoded by one window of Streptomyces sp. NBC_01571:
- a CDS encoding SsgA family sporulation/cell division regulator, producing the protein MDFPGLELKIRMTLVADPDARVFVPVRLYYTDSDPYAVQFSFDVTPDEVVRWTFARELLDQGLITPAGIGDVKITPIGPHRNRCFSIELESPGGYACLEGPAASVKAWLAKTFEVVPAGRESETVDIDSFLDELLTH; encoded by the coding sequence ATGGACTTTCCCGGCCTGGAACTGAAGATCCGCATGACGCTCGTGGCCGACCCGGACGCGCGTGTCTTCGTCCCCGTGCGGCTGTACTACACGGACTCCGACCCGTACGCGGTGCAGTTCTCCTTTGACGTCACGCCCGACGAGGTGGTCCGGTGGACGTTCGCCCGGGAACTGCTCGACCAGGGCCTCATCACACCCGCTGGCATCGGGGACGTGAAGATCACTCCGATCGGTCCTCACCGAAACCGCTGCTTCAGCATCGAACTGGAATCCCCCGGCGGATACGCCTGCCTTGAAGGGCCGGCAGCTTCCGTGAAGGCATGGCTCGCCAAGACCTTCGAGGTCGTCCCCGCAGGCCGGGAGTCTGAAACCGTCGATATCGACAGCTTCCTCGACGAGCTTTTGACCCACTGA
- a CDS encoding UvrD-helicase domain-containing protein, with protein sequence MPVLLDDLDLSANAVAQKAVDPKFFSSKLTGNGKKIGLLNESLLPINTATNTAYAMATDIEVKQSSTQHDITTTSIPLAPITRRALNAGGSFTLPSPHADDRFAVDTASSRFDDWDVAFDMTPQALVFYEDKSGGKSTRDLVIQYRMELYFFKNGLPDPEYATAVSRSAGYGNHDAAVFLQWDTSPLENARDYVQDVLTSAGLTASNLGDEFDEWMRQYSIYERITRLAQIWDSEVIADEVCRYIQDMPAGPTEQQLNMLAVQLRYLENYNVPLEAYRQIHKQLDATFSDRIATKLSKQNLSLLMNRTLDHLEQMKPQLIVPAQPATPPNLPPHLSKQQLDALTTHEPLVMTQAGAGTGKSTVILERIKYLEACGVPASDITVLSFTNAAADNITEKNPDVGSMTIAKMIIDIYSMNHPRHKVSAIDTIINSIDIFYPNSQFAATFRHRLLEVDQNRTGAFTALNTFVESHFDEVIALLDRIEQTSLELQIIICYQKIDDMAEPAHVQSKYLIIDEVQDNSVFEFIYVLKYITKHAQSLFIVGDASQTLYEFRSANPRALNTLEGSGVFATFKLTTNYRSNQEILDFANVVLGGLETNQFANIQLQANSLAMPTADSFQEKVTLEYREVARLTGFVTQDLQAIVRNTVIPDYVDKCLDRGEQVAFLAYSRREVSLIQDVLEKRYPDRHVASLVSDRVYATDIFSKYIKFFWNDVLQAPPANAAFVVSQGIKDNMGKLTKNAANANVEKAILRTISEWWIENSATINGWVTLCHQGTLTHVAFFDRLRDNLLSFEIRRNQQKLNINKQKNQERKRKNLESKADLVVSTIHGAKGLEFDNVVVLYREDTKMTQDVKRMFYVAFTRAMKSQYVLGYGTVKNPPIQSSYEQIVTALTERDKRNAARALGIDPDLLDDNDSAAPGNTEDRSAVTAAV encoded by the coding sequence ATGCCTGTCCTGCTTGATGACCTCGACCTCTCGGCCAATGCCGTTGCTCAGAAGGCCGTCGACCCGAAGTTCTTCTCCTCGAAGCTCACCGGCAACGGCAAGAAGATCGGCCTGCTCAACGAGTCCTTGCTGCCGATCAACACTGCCACCAACACCGCCTACGCCATGGCCACCGATATCGAGGTCAAGCAGAGCTCGACGCAGCATGACATCACCACGACGTCGATCCCGCTCGCGCCGATCACGCGCCGCGCTCTGAACGCCGGCGGGTCCTTCACCTTGCCGAGCCCGCACGCCGACGACCGCTTCGCTGTCGACACCGCGTCCAGCCGATTCGACGACTGGGACGTCGCCTTCGACATGACCCCGCAGGCGCTCGTGTTCTACGAGGACAAGTCCGGCGGCAAGTCCACGCGCGACCTCGTCATCCAGTACCGGATGGAGCTGTACTTCTTCAAGAATGGGCTGCCCGACCCGGAGTACGCGACCGCTGTCTCGCGCTCGGCCGGCTACGGCAACCACGACGCCGCCGTCTTCCTGCAGTGGGACACCAGCCCGCTGGAGAACGCCCGTGACTACGTCCAGGACGTGCTCACATCCGCCGGCCTGACGGCCTCCAACCTCGGCGATGAGTTTGACGAGTGGATGCGCCAGTACTCGATCTACGAGCGCATCACGCGCCTGGCCCAGATCTGGGACTCCGAGGTGATTGCCGACGAGGTCTGCCGCTACATCCAGGACATGCCCGCGGGCCCGACGGAGCAGCAGCTGAATATGCTCGCCGTCCAGCTGCGCTACCTGGAGAACTACAACGTCCCGCTGGAGGCCTACCGCCAGATCCACAAGCAGCTGGATGCGACCTTCTCCGACCGGATCGCCACGAAGCTGTCGAAGCAGAACCTCAGCCTGCTGATGAACCGCACGCTCGACCACCTGGAGCAGATGAAGCCTCAGCTGATCGTGCCTGCGCAGCCGGCCACGCCTCCGAATCTGCCGCCCCACCTGTCCAAGCAGCAGCTCGACGCGCTCACCACGCACGAGCCGCTGGTGATGACGCAGGCGGGAGCCGGCACCGGCAAGTCGACCGTGATCCTCGAACGGATTAAGTACCTCGAAGCCTGCGGCGTCCCCGCCTCGGACATCACGGTGCTCTCGTTCACCAACGCCGCAGCCGACAACATCACGGAGAAGAACCCGGACGTCGGCTCGATGACGATCGCCAAGATGATCATCGATATCTACTCGATGAACCACCCGAGGCACAAGGTCTCGGCCATCGACACCATCATCAACTCGATCGACATCTTCTACCCGAACAGCCAGTTCGCGGCGACGTTCCGCCACCGCCTGCTGGAGGTCGACCAGAACAGGACCGGTGCCTTCACGGCCCTGAACACCTTCGTCGAGAGCCACTTCGACGAGGTGATCGCCCTGCTCGACCGCATCGAGCAGACGTCGCTGGAGCTGCAGATCATCATCTGCTACCAGAAGATCGACGACATGGCCGAGCCGGCCCACGTGCAGTCGAAGTACCTCATCATCGACGAGGTGCAGGACAACAGCGTGTTTGAGTTCATCTACGTGCTGAAGTACATCACCAAGCACGCTCAGTCCCTGTTCATCGTCGGCGATGCCTCGCAGACGCTGTACGAGTTCCGCTCAGCGAACCCGCGCGCGCTCAACACGCTGGAGGGCTCGGGGGTCTTCGCGACTTTCAAGCTCACGACGAACTACCGGAGCAACCAGGAGATCCTGGACTTCGCGAACGTCGTGCTCGGCGGCCTGGAGACCAACCAGTTCGCCAACATCCAGCTGCAGGCGAACTCGCTCGCCATGCCTACGGCCGACTCGTTCCAGGAGAAGGTCACCCTGGAGTACCGCGAGGTGGCCAGACTCACCGGGTTCGTCACCCAGGACCTGCAGGCGATCGTGCGTAACACGGTCATCCCCGACTACGTGGACAAGTGCCTGGACCGGGGCGAGCAGGTGGCTTTCCTGGCCTACTCGCGCCGCGAGGTGTCCTTGATCCAGGATGTGCTCGAAAAGCGCTACCCGGACCGCCACGTCGCCTCTCTGGTCAGCGATCGGGTCTACGCCACGGACATCTTCTCGAAGTACATCAAGTTCTTCTGGAACGACGTCCTGCAGGCACCGCCGGCCAACGCCGCGTTCGTGGTCTCCCAGGGGATCAAGGACAACATGGGCAAGCTGACAAAGAACGCTGCCAACGCCAACGTTGAGAAGGCGATCCTGCGCACGATCTCCGAGTGGTGGATCGAGAACAGCGCGACCATCAACGGCTGGGTCACGCTCTGCCACCAGGGCACGCTCACGCACGTGGCGTTCTTCGATCGGCTGCGCGACAACCTGCTCTCCTTTGAGATTCGGCGGAACCAGCAGAAGCTGAACATCAACAAGCAGAAGAACCAGGAGCGCAAGCGGAAGAACCTCGAGTCCAAGGCCGACCTGGTTGTTTCGACGATCCACGGTGCCAAGGGTCTCGAATTCGACAACGTTGTCGTCCTCTACAGGGAGGACACGAAGATGACCCAGGACGTCAAGCGGATGTTCTACGTCGCCTTTACCCGTGCCATGAAGAGCCAGTACGTACTCGGCTACGGCACCGTGAAGAACCCGCCGATCCAGAGCAGTTACGAGCAGATCGTGACGGCTCTGACCGAGCGCGACAAGAGGAACGCCGCTCGCGCCCTCGGCATCGATCCGGACCTCTTGGACGACAACGACAGCGCTGCTCCCGGCAACACCGAAGATCGCTCTGCGGTCACTGCGGCCGTCTGA
- a CDS encoding IS3 family transposase, with translation MTGAQFAAVAFNTARNQALEELTGLVGRVQACAALGVSRATYYRRHRRSPAPAKPRPERRRHPRALAPEEEIRVLDVLHSPEFADMAPAEIYAVLLDRGVYLCSESTMYRLLRRHGEVRERRRQAVHPPRTVPELVAEGPNRVWSWDITKLKGPVKGVYYCLYTIIDIFSRYTVGWMIAAHENKDLAERFLSESIAKYGIETGQLTIHSDRGSPMVAQNVAQMMAGLGVTKSHSRPKTSNDNPYSESQYKTLKYRHDFPERFGSLEDARAWCTHFFTWYNEEHRHSGIGLHTPYDVHFGLAEQLREMRADVLQAVYAKHPERFVRKPPEPPKVPAAAWINQPAPDGPLIPAQR, from the coding sequence GTGACCGGGGCCCAGTTCGCGGCCGTGGCGTTCAACACCGCCCGCAACCAGGCTCTTGAAGAGCTCACCGGGCTGGTCGGACGCGTCCAGGCATGCGCCGCGCTCGGCGTGAGCCGTGCCACCTACTACCGCCGACACCGCCGAAGCCCCGCCCCGGCCAAGCCGCGGCCAGAACGGCGCCGACACCCCCGCGCTCTCGCGCCCGAGGAGGAGATACGGGTCCTCGATGTGCTCCATTCCCCGGAGTTCGCCGACATGGCGCCCGCCGAGATCTACGCGGTGCTCCTGGACCGGGGTGTCTACCTGTGCTCGGAGTCGACGATGTACCGGCTCCTGCGACGGCACGGCGAGGTCCGTGAACGCCGCCGCCAGGCCGTCCACCCACCCCGGACCGTTCCCGAGCTGGTCGCCGAGGGCCCGAACCGGGTCTGGAGCTGGGACATCACGAAGCTGAAGGGGCCGGTCAAGGGCGTCTACTACTGCCTCTACACGATCATCGACATCTTCAGCCGCTACACGGTCGGCTGGATGATCGCCGCCCACGAGAACAAGGACCTCGCCGAGCGGTTCCTGTCCGAGTCGATCGCCAAGTACGGCATTGAAACGGGGCAGTTGACGATCCACTCGGACCGCGGGTCCCCGATGGTCGCGCAGAACGTCGCCCAGATGATGGCCGGTCTCGGCGTCACCAAGTCGCATTCGCGGCCGAAGACGTCGAACGACAACCCGTACAGCGAGAGCCAGTACAAGACCCTGAAATACCGGCACGACTTTCCCGAGCGTTTCGGATCCCTCGAGGACGCCCGGGCGTGGTGCACCCACTTCTTCACCTGGTACAACGAGGAGCATCGGCACTCCGGAATCGGCCTGCACACGCCCTACGACGTGCACTTCGGTCTCGCCGAGCAGCTCCGCGAGATGCGTGCCGACGTCCTCCAGGCGGTCTACGCGAAGCACCCCGAACGCTTCGTCCGCAAGCCACCGGAGCCCCCGAAGGTCCCCGCAGCGGCCTGGATCAACCAGCCGGCACCAGACGGCCCACTGATCCCAGCACAGCGTTAA
- a CDS encoding AAA family ATPase, translated as MPASTIVASGGEFRLYGDSVQTFADLPVATYTIAFSQTTGYSLRQTEPLACAGETVYGSHASRVRRIVTGYSAMDRSLGVILSGDKGMGKSLMLRLLAERMREEHHLPTVLVHHDTPGLAAFLDELGEVVVVFDEFEKIFSNEDDESQNQFLSLFDGLSTTKRLYVLSVNELHRVNDYMLNRPGRFHYHMRFAYPEPETVATYLRDQVPGVAEKQVAEIVDFSRKYDINFDHLRAIAFELRLGESFAEVIGDLNIKRSEHAGSRIEAHITWKNGDTDVFDGRVDLFNSDSLQTINDWDTGIGLQFRMRDAVPSEDGYQLPDGAFTLTDLRDEDDRSPDDEKDLRAAAVILRRPPKYSIDF; from the coding sequence ATGCCCGCATCCACGATCGTCGCCTCCGGCGGGGAGTTCCGCCTCTACGGGGACTCCGTGCAGACCTTCGCTGACCTGCCCGTGGCCACCTACACGATCGCCTTCTCTCAGACGACCGGCTACAGCCTGCGCCAGACGGAGCCGCTGGCATGCGCCGGAGAGACCGTCTATGGCAGCCACGCCTCCCGTGTACGGAGGATCGTCACCGGCTACTCCGCCATGGACCGCTCGCTCGGCGTCATCCTCTCCGGCGACAAGGGCATGGGTAAGAGCCTCATGCTCCGCCTGCTCGCCGAGCGGATGCGCGAGGAGCACCACCTGCCCACCGTGCTCGTACACCACGACACACCGGGGCTGGCAGCCTTCCTCGACGAGCTGGGCGAAGTCGTCGTCGTCTTCGACGAGTTCGAGAAGATCTTCTCCAACGAGGACGACGAGTCGCAGAACCAGTTCCTGAGTCTGTTCGACGGGCTGAGCACGACGAAGCGCCTCTACGTCCTGTCGGTCAACGAGCTGCACCGCGTCAACGACTACATGCTCAACCGCCCCGGCCGCTTCCACTACCACATGCGCTTCGCCTACCCCGAGCCCGAGACGGTGGCCACCTACCTGCGCGACCAGGTGCCCGGAGTAGCCGAGAAGCAAGTGGCCGAGATCGTCGACTTCTCCCGGAAGTACGACATCAACTTCGACCACCTGCGGGCGATCGCCTTCGAGCTGCGTCTGGGAGAGTCGTTCGCCGAGGTGATCGGTGACCTGAATATCAAGCGCAGCGAGCACGCCGGCTCGCGGATCGAGGCCCACATCACCTGGAAGAACGGCGACACCGACGTCTTCGACGGTCGTGTCGATCTGTTCAACAGCGACAGCCTGCAGACCATCAACGACTGGGACACCGGCATCGGGCTGCAGTTCCGCATGCGCGACGCCGTCCCGTCCGAGGACGGCTACCAGCTCCCGGATGGTGCCTTCACGCTCACCGACCTCCGTGACGAGGACGACAGGTCGCCCGACGACGAGAAGGACCTGCGTGCCGCCGCGGTGATCCTGCGCCGTCCCCCGAAGTACTCCATCGACTTCTGA
- a CDS encoding HNH endonuclease has product MQPDPTVLLACLAVAALGVLCLAIGVGRKRRWRDPTRLFSWPQKQQLIRQANGRCEHKPPLWFRCPAPGTEADHIHPWSRGGATELWNGQMLCRRHNRRKSNRVPSPLYRWRLARRRKRYADDSWSRRDSFGRYEREEYEVGMRRASELIDPAEDGGPNPSQLQCSQHNGFGPCPGAPYCTPKDS; this is encoded by the coding sequence ATGCAGCCAGATCCGACTGTGCTGCTCGCCTGCCTGGCCGTCGCTGCGCTCGGTGTCCTGTGTCTCGCCATCGGCGTTGGCCGTAAGCGGCGTTGGCGTGATCCCACCCGGCTCTTCAGCTGGCCCCAGAAGCAGCAGCTCATCCGCCAGGCCAACGGCCGGTGCGAGCACAAGCCGCCCCTCTGGTTCCGGTGCCCGGCACCGGGAACTGAGGCCGATCACATACACCCCTGGAGCCGCGGCGGGGCGACTGAACTGTGGAACGGCCAGATGCTCTGCCGCCGGCACAACCGGCGGAAGTCCAACCGTGTGCCGAGCCCCCTCTACCGCTGGCGTCTCGCGCGCCGGCGCAAGAGATACGCGGACGACTCCTGGAGCCGTCGCGACTCGTTCGGCCGTTACGAGCGCGAGGAGTACGAGGTCGGAATGCGCAGGGCCTCGGAACTGATCGACCCCGCCGAGGACGGCGGCCCGAATCCGTCACAGCTCCAGTGCTCGCAGCACAACGGCTTCGGCCCCTGCCCCGGCGCCCCCTACTGCACTCCGAAGGATTCCTGA
- a CDS encoding AAA family ATPase, translated as MGLSNFTPGGSDDDKGNGGGGSFPPQFPSAALPSSGGSADDVKELLVDYNEKFKNADPTMFRDTLIGQVLSVIISKTKPNALLVGSAGVGKTKIVEDIARRIALGDALIPDQLKDYTIYELPITNIIAGTGIVGSLEEKVKAIVEFASDPKNKAILFMDEIHQITGGSGSHGDAVGRKISQILKPALARGDMSVIGATTSTESRAFDEDPAFARRFTRLIVDELSVEQTLAVMTTVRPGLMAHYRHQIGVSDDVLASVVQIAEANSRAGQRRPDNAITLLDRAMADRVLEQKKLIVQAEVAGDTALAQTLRSIPQVPLTSTRVLDVAKRLMTGNAQRKDLDVAALSATLTSRLQGQDDVLAKLTDRLAREELDLFPTKTPTTWLFAGASGVGKTEAVKIIAEETTGTEPIILNLTEFHSEWSTSKIIGAPPGYVGSDSNQELPFDTLESNPHRVILLDEFEKADKAVQRLFLSAFDEGYIRNAHGKILDFSKALVICTTNAARDSLDGKMIGFGNNPKTISNQSLNKALEQFFDAELLGRFSLVVGFNPIDRQTYRQIMAADYERQRERIVEAKPRLAQALPASMPDDELRAIEETTYVDSQGARPARKAVRTWIEDYLLAAQTGGTASASPSDD; from the coding sequence GTGGGTCTCAGCAACTTCACACCCGGCGGCTCCGACGACGACAAGGGCAACGGCGGTGGCGGCAGCTTCCCTCCGCAGTTCCCGTCCGCGGCCTTGCCGTCCAGCGGTGGCAGCGCCGATGACGTCAAGGAGCTCCTCGTCGACTACAACGAGAAGTTCAAGAACGCCGATCCGACCATGTTCCGTGACACGCTCATCGGGCAGGTCCTCTCGGTCATCATCAGCAAGACCAAGCCCAACGCTCTGCTGGTCGGTTCCGCCGGCGTCGGCAAGACGAAGATCGTCGAGGACATTGCACGGCGCATCGCGCTCGGCGACGCCCTCATTCCCGACCAGCTCAAGGACTACACGATCTACGAGCTGCCCATCACCAACATCATCGCCGGGACCGGCATAGTCGGCTCGCTGGAGGAGAAGGTCAAGGCGATCGTCGAGTTCGCCTCGGACCCCAAGAACAAGGCCATCCTGTTCATGGACGAGATCCACCAGATCACCGGAGGGTCCGGCAGCCATGGCGACGCCGTCGGCCGCAAGATCTCGCAGATCCTCAAGCCGGCCCTGGCCCGCGGCGACATGTCCGTCATCGGTGCGACCACCAGCACGGAGTCTCGTGCCTTCGATGAGGACCCGGCCTTCGCCCGTCGCTTCACCCGGCTCATCGTCGACGAGCTGAGCGTGGAACAGACGCTGGCCGTGATGACCACGGTCCGGCCCGGCCTGATGGCGCACTACCGTCACCAGATCGGGGTCTCCGACGACGTCCTGGCCTCGGTGGTGCAGATCGCCGAAGCGAACTCCCGGGCTGGCCAGCGCCGTCCGGACAACGCCATCACGCTGCTCGACCGGGCGATGGCTGACCGGGTCCTGGAGCAGAAGAAGCTCATCGTCCAGGCCGAGGTCGCCGGCGACACGGCGCTCGCGCAGACCTTGCGGTCCATTCCGCAGGTGCCGCTGACGAGCACCCGTGTGCTCGATGTGGCCAAGCGCCTGATGACCGGAAACGCCCAGCGCAAGGACCTCGACGTTGCCGCGCTGAGCGCCACGCTCACCAGCCGCCTGCAGGGCCAGGACGACGTGCTCGCCAAGCTCACGGACCGTCTGGCCCGCGAAGAGCTCGACCTGTTCCCGACGAAGACGCCCACGACGTGGCTGTTCGCCGGGGCCTCGGGTGTGGGTAAGACCGAGGCGGTCAAGATCATCGCTGAGGAGACGACCGGCACCGAGCCGATCATCCTCAACCTGACCGAATTCCACAGCGAGTGGTCGACGTCGAAGATCATCGGCGCACCTCCCGGCTATGTCGGATCGGACTCCAACCAGGAGCTCCCGTTCGACACGCTGGAGTCCAACCCCCACCGGGTGATCCTGCTCGACGAGTTCGAGAAGGCCGACAAGGCCGTGCAGCGCCTGTTCCTCTCGGCATTCGACGAAGGCTACATCCGCAATGCCCATGGCAAGATCCTGGACTTCTCCAAGGCCCTGGTCATCTGCACGACCAACGCCGCCCGTGATTCGCTCGACGGCAAGATGATCGGCTTCGGCAACAACCCGAAGACCATCTCGAACCAGAGCCTCAACAAGGCACTGGAGCAGTTCTTCGACGCCGAGCTGCTGGGCCGGTTCTCACTGGTCGTGGGGTTCAACCCCATCGACCGGCAGACCTACCGACAGATCATGGCCGCCGACTACGAGCGGCAGCGTGAACGGATCGTCGAGGCCAAGCCGCGGCTGGCCCAGGCGCTTCCCGCGTCGATGCCCGACGACGAGCTGCGCGCCATCGAAGAGACCACCTACGTGGACTCCCAGGGTGCGCGGCCGGCGCGCAAGGCAGTTCGCACCTGGATCGAGGACTACCTGCTCGCTGCCCAGACCGGCGGCACAGCCTCGGCATCCCCCTCGGATGACTGA
- a CDS encoding TetR family transcriptional regulator → MTEEIRSTAGRPIGARGLKTRSQLLLCLKELLAEHGYHATRVIDVARRARTSPATFYQYFADVDAAALELARPVAQEGSDGLIYAEIGSWWGGGRHAAGSTVDAFFAFWREHEVVLRVVDLRAAEDDSRFAEIRRRILSGLLGHLEYAITARPSSPGATDDSFAAAEALTVLLAAAAGHQNPETADSQVVRQMLVELIARAVSGGTVAVQLPTA, encoded by the coding sequence ATGACCGAGGAGATCCGGAGCACCGCAGGGCGCCCGATCGGGGCACGCGGTCTGAAGACTCGCAGCCAACTGCTGCTCTGTCTCAAGGAGTTGCTGGCCGAGCACGGCTATCACGCGACGAGAGTGATCGATGTCGCCCGTCGCGCGCGTACCTCGCCCGCGACCTTCTATCAGTACTTCGCAGACGTCGACGCGGCCGCCCTGGAGCTGGCCCGGCCCGTGGCGCAGGAGGGAAGCGACGGACTGATCTACGCGGAGATCGGCAGTTGGTGGGGCGGCGGGCGTCACGCGGCCGGGAGCACGGTGGACGCCTTCTTCGCGTTCTGGCGGGAGCACGAGGTGGTCCTGCGGGTGGTCGACCTGCGGGCGGCCGAGGACGACAGCCGGTTCGCCGAGATCCGCCGCCGCATACTCTCCGGTCTCCTGGGGCACCTGGAGTACGCGATCACCGCTCGTCCGTCATCACCCGGCGCGACGGACGACTCCTTCGCCGCGGCCGAGGCGCTGACGGTGCTGCTTGCCGCGGCCGCCGGGCACCAAAACCCCGAGACAGCGGACTCACAGGTGGTTCGCCAGATGCTGGTCGAACTCATCGCCCGGGCCGTGTCCGGCGGAACCGTCGCCGTCCAGCTGCCGACTGCGTGA
- a CDS encoding IS1182 family transposase, whose protein sequence is MFEVEPVGKKRPQGQLAAVDKTFRPFDPHQVLLLPPSLDDWLPEGHLARFVADLVDEVLDLGPVLADYTEKRGYPPYDPRLMVRLLIYGYTTGVRSSRAIERRLADDVAFRFLAAGQEPDFRSIARFRRRHLDALAGLFTQSLHLAQTLGMVKMGRVALDGTKLEASASKHKAMSYGRLVDKEERIEAEIAALEAKAHALLTDAEAADEAEDDTFGVDGKEADLPAELDRREKRLAKLQAARAQIEAEAAAKARAHAEDKERRRQERAASSDEQAVTDAGEAAAAKARPKPKAQANFTDPDSRIMKNSDGAYIQAYNAQAVVDEEHQVITAADVTTNPSDALNYTTMLDQSAHNTGIHPKQALVDAGYCSETNLEAANERQLACGTDTFMATGRLAHDEQVPPAPRGRIPKDATLKERMARKLRTKPGRKAYSRRKAIVEPVFGQVMTCQNGRQLLLRGEDGARGEWRLLAACHNLRKIFRHSGLAAQAG, encoded by the coding sequence CTGTTCGAGGTCGAGCCGGTCGGGAAGAAGCGGCCGCAGGGTCAGCTGGCGGCGGTGGACAAGACGTTTCGGCCCTTCGATCCGCATCAGGTCCTGCTGCTGCCGCCGTCGCTGGACGACTGGCTGCCCGAGGGCCACCTGGCCCGGTTCGTCGCCGACCTGGTCGATGAGGTGCTCGACCTCGGACCGGTCCTGGCGGACTACACCGAAAAGCGCGGCTACCCGCCCTACGATCCGCGGCTGATGGTACGACTGCTGATCTACGGCTACACCACCGGCGTCCGCTCCTCCCGGGCGATCGAGCGCCGCCTGGCCGACGATGTCGCGTTCCGGTTCCTGGCCGCCGGCCAGGAACCGGACTTCCGCTCGATCGCCCGCTTCCGCCGCCGCCACCTCGACGCGCTGGCCGGTCTGTTCACCCAGTCCCTGCACCTCGCACAGACACTCGGCATGGTCAAGATGGGACGCGTCGCGCTGGACGGCACGAAACTGGAGGCCAGCGCCTCCAAACACAAGGCGATGAGCTACGGCCGCCTGGTCGACAAGGAAGAGCGGATAGAGGCCGAGATCGCCGCTCTGGAAGCGAAGGCCCACGCCCTGCTGACCGACGCCGAGGCCGCCGACGAAGCCGAGGACGACACCTTCGGCGTGGACGGCAAGGAGGCGGACCTGCCCGCCGAGCTGGACCGGCGTGAGAAACGCCTGGCGAAGCTGCAGGCCGCCCGCGCGCAGATCGAGGCCGAGGCCGCCGCCAAGGCCCGCGCCCACGCCGAGGACAAGGAACGCCGCCGTCAGGAACGTGCCGCCAGCAGCGACGAGCAGGCCGTCACCGACGCCGGGGAAGCGGCCGCCGCCAAGGCCCGTCCCAAGCCCAAAGCCCAGGCCAACTTCACCGACCCCGACTCGCGGATCATGAAGAACAGCGACGGCGCCTACATCCAGGCCTACAACGCCCAGGCCGTCGTCGACGAAGAACACCAGGTCATCACCGCCGCCGACGTGACGACCAACCCCTCCGACGCACTGAACTACACCACGATGCTCGACCAGTCCGCCCACAACACCGGCATCCACCCCAAGCAGGCCCTGGTCGACGCCGGGTACTGCTCCGAGACCAACCTCGAAGCCGCGAACGAGCGCCAACTGGCCTGCGGCACCGACACCTTCATGGCCACCGGCCGACTCGCCCACGACGAGCAGGTCCCGCCCGCTCCACGCGGACGCATCCCCAAGGACGCCACGCTGAAGGAGCGCATGGCCCGCAAACTGCGGACCAAACCCGGCCGGAAGGCATACAGCCGCCGCAAAGCCATCGTCGAACCTGTCTTCGGACAGGTCATGACCTGCCAGAACGGCCGCCAGCTCCTCCTGCGTGGCGAGGACGGCGCCCGCGGTGAGTGGCGACTGCTCGCCGCCTGCCACAACCTCCGCAAGATCTTCCGACACTCCGGGCTCGCCGCCCAGGCCGGCTGA